From Campylobacter sp. RM16187, one genomic window encodes:
- a CDS encoding transglycosylase SLT domain-containing protein, whose amino-acid sequence MKSILFLISMICLLSGYSDQDIADGLRMASVKSNIDKRVLYTIAKIESDFTPLIISFTSHNKDHDYPNLKRSIGKYKNKYLISFRGDKESLKAALENLIEKGYRVDAGLMQINSVNFSKDEIDDIFNIEYNIDKSISVLKMCVSLTKNTKQAIECYNKGKKSIYSNYDYYEKFKNNYLMAFAKISNK is encoded by the coding sequence ATGAAATCTATATTGTTTTTAATTAGTATGATCTGCCTTTTAAGCGGATATTCCGATCAAGATATTGCCGATGGATTAAGAATGGCAAGTGTTAAGAGCAATATAGATAAAAGAGTGCTTTATACCATAGCAAAGATAGAAAGCGATTTTACGCCTTTAATAATTAGCTTTACTAGCCACAACAAGGATCACGATTACCCAAATTTAAAAAGAAGTATCGGAAAATATAAAAATAAGTATCTTATCTCATTTCGCGGAGATAAAGAGAGCTTAAAGGCGGCTCTTGAAAATTTGATTGAAAAAGGATACCGAGTTGATGCTGGATTGATGCAGATAAATTCAGTCAATTTTTCAAAAGATGAGATCGATGATATTTTTAACATCGAATACAATATCGATAAATCCATATCTGTTCTAAAAATGTGCGTGAGCTTAACAAAAAATACAAAACAGGCTATTGAGTGCTATAACAAAGGGAAGAAAAGCATATATTCAAACTACGATTATTATGAAAAATTTAAAAATAACTACTTGATGGCTTTTGCCAAAATCTCAAATAAGTAG
- the abiEi gene encoding type IV toxin-antitoxin system AbiEi family antitoxin — MTTKELIAVLDRLDNEFKMPFIRVKQLRIFFPNESNEVFRVSLARQVKSGVIEKICRGLYLNPRSRHIPENLLENIACLIRDRREFYLSLESILSSNGIISQIPNRLTFISKSRSDTINTPYGIIEFSKGNVKDMIFSSDIYLDNNTGIYTATPERALKDAFLHRRSIDLIDEQRKKDELY; from the coding sequence ATGACAACAAAAGAATTAATTGCTGTTTTGGATAGACTAGATAACGAGTTTAAAATGCCTTTTATTAGAGTTAAGCAGCTTCGTATATTTTTCCCAAATGAAAGCAATGAAGTATTTAGAGTATCGCTTGCAAGGCAGGTAAAAAGCGGAGTTATAGAAAAAATTTGTAGAGGTTTATATCTAAATCCTCGAAGCAGGCATATCCCTGAAAATCTACTTGAAAATATCGCTTGTCTAATTCGCGATAGAAGAGAATTTTATTTAAGCTTAGAGAGTATTTTAAGTAGTAATGGGATTATCTCACAAATTCCAAATCGCCTTACGTTTATTTCAAAAAGTAGAAGCGATACAATCAATACGCCTTACGGAATTATTGAATTCTCAAAAGGAAATGTAAAGGATATGATTTTTAGTTCGGATATTTACTTAGATAATAACACTGGTATTTATACGGCTACGCCTGAACGCGCATTAAAAGATGCGTTTTTGCATAGACGTTCGATTGATTTAATAGATGAGCAAAGGAAAAAAGATGAGCTTTATTGA
- a CDS encoding nucleotidyl transferase AbiEii/AbiGii toxin family protein, giving the protein MSFIDLNKIADTYARDRGANLKSVIIKEMLHLDILRALSNSDLSSQIVFQGGTALRLCYQGGRYSEDLDFVLADENLIFDKSLFREFERTFADSMLKKYNLQSELVYPKNDDGLVQKWVAKILLPIENRKEKINIEICKIPSYDNSVKSIENFYSSAASDQLDKILLKVESLEEILADKIVAFGAREYLKYRDIWDIKWLGDKNIAIDSDLISKKISNYNIENFDEKIKNKLDILNNENLDEAFKNEMQRFLSPNLLAQVVKFDFFKDIKKAVNVVCEDYLGDQSKNVRKRRRL; this is encoded by the coding sequence ATGAGCTTTATTGATCTAAATAAAATTGCGGATACGTATGCTAGAGATAGAGGTGCAAATTTAAAATCTGTAATTATTAAAGAGATGTTGCATTTGGATATTCTAAGGGCGTTAAGTAATTCTGATTTATCCAGCCAAATAGTTTTTCAAGGCGGAACCGCTCTTAGACTTTGTTATCAAGGCGGTAGGTATTCAGAGGATTTAGACTTTGTTCTAGCGGATGAAAACCTTATTTTTGATAAGAGTTTGTTTAGAGAGTTTGAAAGAACATTTGCTGATAGTATGCTTAAAAAATACAATCTGCAATCGGAGCTAGTATATCCAAAGAATGATGATGGACTGGTTCAAAAATGGGTAGCTAAGATATTATTGCCTATCGAAAACAGAAAAGAGAAAATCAATATAGAGATATGTAAAATACCTAGCTATGATAATTCGGTAAAAAGTATAGAAAATTTTTACTCGAGTGCGGCTAGCGATCAGCTAGATAAAATATTATTAAAAGTAGAGAGCCTAGAGGAAATTTTAGCGGATAAGATTGTGGCGTTTGGAGCAAGAGAGTATCTAAAGTATAGGGACATATGGGATATAAAATGGCTCGGTGATAAAAATATTGCTATTGATAGCGATTTAATTTCAAAAAAAATCAGCAACTATAACATAGAAAATTTCGATGAAAAAATAAAAAATAAGCTTGATATTTTAAATAATGAAAATTTAGATGAAGCCTTTAAAAATGAAATGCAAAGGTTCTTATCTCCAAACCTGCTTGCTCAAGTTGTGAAATTTGATTTTTTTAAAGATATCAAAAAGGCTGTAAATGTCGTTTGCGAGGATTATTTAGGCGATCAGTCTAAAAATGTAAGAAAAAGACGCAGGTTATAA
- a CDS encoding adenine-specific methyltransferase EcoRI family protein, whose translation MATNQKLNKAMQAKNDEFYTRKADIEVEIQAYLEFNPSLFVGKIILCPCDDPTWSNFTAYFVENFEKLGLKELISTCYVQNGKGKILRKTARNTDLAFLNGDGDFRSDELVSLRDQADFIVTNPPFSLFRDFIAWIMDGKKQFAVICNKNCVTFKEVFPKIKANEIWSGYRSWAGGMWFETIDENDVDKVENGVKLKNVSSIWLTNIEHNRRYDPIALYEKEENLLKYPSLKEKNAYIKYDNYDAIEIPLTKAIPRNYKGIMGVPISFLDKFNPCQFELIGATESEGKGFSNGLWISSSGIAQACVNQQRVYKRVFVRAR comes from the coding sequence ATGGCAACTAATCAAAAGCTCAATAAGGCAATGCAAGCTAAAAATGATGAATTCTATACGCGTAAAGCGGATATTGAAGTAGAAATTCAAGCTTATCTCGAGTTTAATCCTAGTTTGTTTGTAGGCAAAATCATTCTTTGCCCTTGCGATGATCCGACTTGGAGTAACTTCACAGCCTATTTTGTTGAAAATTTTGAAAAATTGGGCTTAAAAGAATTGATTAGCACTTGCTATGTGCAAAATGGTAAAGGTAAAATTTTACGAAAAACTGCAAGGAATACTGATTTGGCTTTTTTAAATGGCGATGGCGATTTTCGTAGCGATGAGTTGGTATCATTAAGAGATCAAGCCGATTTTATCGTAACTAATCCGCCATTCTCCTTATTTCGTGATTTTATAGCTTGGATTATGGATGGCAAAAAGCAGTTTGCGGTCATTTGCAATAAAAATTGTGTAACGTTCAAAGAGGTTTTTCCTAAAATTAAGGCTAATGAAATATGGTCTGGCTATCGTTCTTGGGCTGGCGGTATGTGGTTTGAAACTATTGATGAAAATGATGTAGATAAGGTAGAAAATGGAGTAAAGCTAAAAAATGTATCGTCCATTTGGCTAACAAATATTGAGCATAATCGTAGATACGATCCTATTGCTCTATATGAAAAAGAAGAAAATCTACTGAAATACCCTAGCCTTAAAGAAAAAAATGCTTATATAAAATACGATAATTACGATGCAATAGAGATTCCATTAACAAAAGCAATTCCGCGCAACTACAAAGGTATTATGGGTGTTCCGATTAGCTTTTTGGATAAATTTAATCCTTGTCAGTTTGAGTTAATCGGTGCAACCGAAAGCGAGGGTAAGGGGTTTTCAAATGGTCTTTGGATTTCTTCAAGCGGTATTGCGCAAGCTTGCGTAAATCAACAACGAGTTTATAAACGCGTATTTGTCAGAGCAAGGTAA
- a CDS encoding AAA family ATPase, translated as MIISVVNEKGGSGKTTIAINLAFKLANEGVDVMLIDADPQKSVEVVLDYRVNNGLDLPFNSVSKTGDSLAMEAKSLANKYDSIIIDTGGRDSKEMRQALLVSDIVLIPTIITSGFDQAVLVKMLNLLAETSIINTKLKALIINNRASTNPMLQTKNMKYMDFLKEIELPDNIKLAKTILYEREIYKNVVFDGRSVIEIEGENKAKNEISSLYDELVEFVRN; from the coding sequence ATGATAATTTCAGTCGTAAATGAAAAAGGCGGCAGCGGAAAAACTACGATAGCTATCAATTTGGCTTTTAAGTTGGCTAATGAGGGTGTAGATGTTATGCTAATCGATGCCGATCCACAAAAAAGTGTTGAAGTGGTGCTTGATTATAGGGTAAATAATGGGCTTGATTTGCCTTTTAATTCCGTATCGAAAACTGGCGATAGCTTAGCTATGGAGGCAAAAAGCTTGGCGAATAAGTATGATAGTATTATAATCGATACTGGAGGCAGAGATAGCAAGGAAATGAGACAAGCTTTGTTGGTAAGTGATATTGTCCTAATACCTACTATTATCACAAGCGGTTTTGATCAGGCTGTTTTAGTTAAGATGTTAAATTTATTAGCAGAAACGTCCATAATCAATACAAAACTAAAGGCGTTGATTATAAACAATAGAGCCTCGACAAATCCAATGCTTCAAACAAAAAATATGAAGTATATGGATTTTTTAAAAGAGATTGAGTTGCCCGATAATATAAAACTAGCCAAAACAATACTATACGAAAGAGAAATTTATAAAAATGTAGTGTTTGACGGCAGAAGCGTTATCGAGATAGAGGGCGAAAATAAAGCGAAAAATGAAATTAGCTCATTATATGATGAGCTTGTGGAATTTGTAAGAAATTAA
- a CDS encoding ribbon-helix-helix domain-containing protein yields the protein MKDNPFKNKTNNETLSKAEKDFINKNTDEPISEEKDEKIFVHFPIDKELKEKIVKYAKSVDRSQNYVMRQALKEWFAEK from the coding sequence ATGAAAGACAATCCGTTCAAAAATAAAACAAACAATGAAACATTAAGCAAAGCAGAAAAAGATTTCATCAATAAAAATACTGATGAACCTATAAGTGAAGAAAAGGATGAAAAAATATTCGTTCATTTTCCTATTGATAAAGAGCTAAAAGAAAAAATAGTTAAGTATGCAAAGAGTGTCGATAGATCACAAAATTATGTTATGAGGCAGGCTCTTAAAGAGTGGTTTGCAGAAAAGTGA